TAGGGGCTCATCCTGGATTTCTCGACTTAATGGGATTTGGACGACGTGAAATGAAGATTTCAATAGACGAAGCGAAAGCCTATGTGCTATATCAATTAGGAGCTTTAGGGGCTTTTTGCAAAAGTGAAGGTGTAAAGCTGCAACATGTAAAACCTCATGGAGCTTTGTATAATATGGCTGCAAAAGATTATAAATTATCAAGGGCTATTTGTAAAGCTGTCGCTGAATTTGACAATTCTCTTATCATTCTTGGACTTTCTGGAAGTGAAACTTTAAAAGCTGCAAAAGACTTAGGTTTAAAATATGCGAGCGAAGTTTTTGCAGATAGGGCTTATGAGGAAGACGGAAGCCTTGTGGCACGTTCAAAGGAAGGGGCGATGATTCACGATGAAAATGAAGCAATAGAACGTGTTGTAAAAATGATAAAGGAACAAAAAGTAACTTCAATAACAGGAAAAGAAATACCAATAAAGGCTGATTCTATTTGTGTTCACGGTGACGGAGAAAAGGCTTTACTTTTTGTAAAAAAAATACGGGAAAAATTAGAAAGTGAAAATATTTTAATTCAAAAATTATCAGAAATTGTACAATAAGAATTTAAAATTATAACAAAGTAAATTATTTTATTGTTGACTTCTTGTCCATAAATAAAAAAGAACAAATTACTAAATACATTTAATGCTAAATTTTAAGATGTGAAAGGAGTTTAATTATTTTTCTTGAAAAATAAAATGAAAAAATGAGTTTATTATCAGATATTGCAGTACCAATTGCAAAATTGGTGAACATGAAAAAATATAAGGAAAAGGATTTTTTAAATCCGAGGAGAGATACGGATTTTTTGAATAAAAAGAATTTTGACAAATCGCTTATTACTGATGAGCAGTTTATTGATGAATACCAAGTTTTGACAGTTTTTTCAGAAAAAAGTTACAATAAACATATTATTTTTCTACATGGTGGTGCTTATGTCATGCGTGCTGTCAAGGCTCACAAAAATATTATTGAAAAACTGATAAAAAAATATCATCTGAAAGTTACATTCATTGACTATCCACTTGCTCCAGAAAACACAGTTGATAAGGCTCACAAGGTTTTAATGGATGCTTATAAGCAGATAACTGACAAATACAAAGACGATGAATTTTATTTATTTGGAGATTCTTCTGGTGGAGGCTTGGCACTTGCATTTTTACAAATATTGAAAACCGAAAAAGGGTTGCCATTTCCAAAGAAAACTGTATTAATGTCACCTTGGGTGGATGTTTCGATGACAAATAAGGAAATAGAGGAATTTGCGGAAAAAGATCCTCTCTTGCCACTAAATGGGCTAATTGTGACAGGAAAGCAGTTTGCTGGGGAACTGGACGTGAAAAGTCCTATGATTTCGCCAATTTATGGAAATATGGATAATCTTGGGGAGATTTTTCTAATTTTTGGGACAAATGAAATTTTGTATCCAGATTGCCTAAAGTTAAGTGATATGCTGGAAGTTGCCGTTGGAACAAGTGTGGAAATAAAAATTGGGGAAAATCTGTGTCACGACTGGATTTTAGCACCGCTCAAGGAAT
The Leptotrichia trevisanii DSM 22070 DNA segment above includes these coding regions:
- a CDS encoding LamB/YcsF family protein is translated as MAFKVDLNCDLGESFGNYKIGGDDKIIPLISSANVACGFHAGDPVVMKKTIETAKKNNIGIGAHPGFLDLMGFGRREMKISIDEAKAYVLYQLGALGAFCKSEGVKLQHVKPHGALYNMAAKDYKLSRAICKAVAEFDNSLIILGLSGSETLKAAKDLGLKYASEVFADRAYEEDGSLVARSKEGAMIHDENEAIERVVKMIKEQKVTSITGKEIPIKADSICVHGDGEKALLFVKKIREKLESENILIQKLSEIVQ
- a CDS encoding alpha/beta hydrolase fold domain-containing protein, whose amino-acid sequence is MSLLSDIAVPIAKLVNMKKYKEKDFLNPRRDTDFLNKKNFDKSLITDEQFIDEYQVLTVFSEKSYNKHIIFLHGGAYVMRAVKAHKNIIEKLIKKYHLKVTFIDYPLAPENTVDKAHKVLMDAYKQITDKYKDDEFYLFGDSSGGGLALAFLQILKTEKGLPFPKKTVLMSPWVDVSMTNKEIEEFAEKDPLLPLNGLIVTGKQFAGELDVKSPMISPIYGNMDNLGEIFLIFGTNEILYPDCLKLSDMLEVAVGTSVEIKIGENLCHDWILAPLKESEETIDEIGQFFLE